A region of Vigna radiata var. radiata cultivar VC1973A chromosome 6, Vradiata_ver6, whole genome shotgun sequence DNA encodes the following proteins:
- the LOC106764328 gene encoding acetyltransferase At1g77540, whose product MATRSNAEGDGGKSNNIVWNEALQRFETEDKEAFLEYVLREKGKVMDLVHTFVPPSKRGLGLASHLCVAAFHHAQSHSLIVIPTCSYVSDTFLPRNPSWNSVVYSKGGKSSI is encoded by the exons ATGGCGACGAGGAGCAATGCAGAGGGTGATGGTGGGAAGAGTAACAACATCGTATGGAACGAAGCTTTGCAGCGGTTCGAGACAGAGGACAAGGAGGCGTTTTTGGAGTACGTGTTGAGAGAGAAGGGGAAGGTCATGGATTTGGTCCACACCTTTGTGCCCCCTTCCAAGAGAGGTCTTGGCTTGGCCTCCCACCTTTGCGTCGCTGCCTTTCACCATGCCCAATCTCACTCCTTAATCGTCATCCCCACCTGTTCCTATGTCTCT GACACATTTCTTCCCCGGAACCCATCTTGGAATTCTGTCGTGTACTCAAAAGGAGGCAAATCTAGTATCTGA